The window GCGGGGGTTCTCCGGCAAGGACTACCAGGACCCTCCACCTGCGCCGCTGTTCGACGCGGCGGAGGTAGGGAAGTGGTCGTTTTTCAGAGCCCTGATTGCTGAGTTTGTCGCCACTCTCCTGTTTCTGTATATCACTATCTTGATTATTATTGGCTATAGTAGCCAGTCCGACCCCCACAAACTTGGCGGCAACGCTTGCGGCGGCGTTGGCATCCTCGGTATCGCTTGGGGCTTTGGCGGCATGATCTTCATCCTCGTCTACTGCACCGCCGGCATTTCAGGTTCCTAAATTGTTAATCATGCTCTAATCATGTCTATTTAATCTACGTCAATATCAATATTAACACCGAACAATACATATCCATTTCAACGACAACAAGAGAGCCACCGgagaaaaattatatcaatattCCTCATAaggagtggaaacctctccctagttgatgcgttttaaaattgtgagactaacgacgatacgtaactgaaaaaaattgataatatttgttagcggtagacttgaacggttacaaatggtattagaatcTGTCACTGGAccgtgtgctagcgaggacgttgggtctccAAGGAGGTTGATTGtaagatttcacatcggttgaataGGAGAACGAGATATTTCTTATAAacgcgtggaaacctctccctaataaatgagatcccatatcgatttgagaaggaaacgaaGTATTTCGATGTGATAATGAGAGCTcacggcgatatgtaatgagccaaaacatAGTGGACttttgactatatatatatataaaagataaaattaatttattataatatatattcacttacattaattaattaattaatattttgtttaaaggaagagaatattatattataaatttttagaaattttgtattatatttcttcatagaaaatatttattgatttattaagccgttttattttaattttaaaggattataatttattcattaaaaaattcgaaaactttactattattattattattatttatttttggatgaaaTGAACGGCAGGCGGGCACATCAACCCGGCGGTGACATTCGGGCTATTCTTAGCCCGGAAGGTGTCGCTGGTTCGAGCAGTGGCGTACATGATAGCTCAGTGCTTGGGGGCCATATGCGGAACGGGGCTGGTGAAAGCCTTACAAAGGGACTACTTCAACAGGTACGGTGGCGGTGCGAACCAGCTCGCCCACGGCTACAGCAAAGGCGCCGGCTTGGGGGCAGAAATCATCGGTACCTTCATCTTGGTCTACACCGTCTTCTCCGCCACCGACGCCAAGAGAAACGCCAGAGACTCCCATGTTCCTGTACGGTCTCCCTCCCCTCTATTTCCTTAAATTGCTGTTTAGTCCCTCcaacttttatattattaaaatttttgagaattttaagatattatgACGTCATAATATTCTTTacccatataaaaaaattaccttttttcttcatttttttttacttgttctcttttaaagttcaaacgtttaaaatttctatatttgttATAATCCTTAATCCCTTGGGTTTCGTGTAAGAATCTCCCActaccctaaaaaaaaaatcttactaTTCGCCCACGTGGCTGCCACGTCATAATGCCAGCTTTGCTTTtcttaatattgatttttttttttgaaaggtATTGGCTCCGCTCTCGATTGGGTTCGCCGTGTTCATGGTTCACTTAGCCACCATTCCCATTACTGGCACCAGCATCAACCCGGCTAGAAGCTTCGGCCCCGCTGTCATCTTGAACCGGGAAAAACCTTGGGATGATCATGTTAGTATCTCTTACTTACAGCTTTATCCCGACTTATCTTCTAGTTAGTTGAGTTGATGATCCAAACAACTTAAATAAAGTTTACCATTTGactatatattttctttttatgatcCAAACAACTTAAATAAAGTTTACCATTCGActctatattttgtttttaggttGAATCTGGTGGTTGGATTATTctgttattaaaattatttttaaaaaatttatacaatacatgatacattaataattaaaatctcataaaaatGAACTATCACACATTCACAAATGCCAACTTTCCTaaggttgagttgaattgtaATCCTATTTTCAGATTGGTTAGGTTGatcgattaaaaaaatgtcaacccttGAACTAAcccaaatgaagaaaaatcaagtaaaatctaacccaaccgaACCTTTACGATTTAGGTTGAGTAATTCGAGTTGGTCGGGTTCTCGTGTATGCTAGAtatcattatttgttttaactATAACGTTAATGTTAATGTTAATGGGCCGGGTcgggttcttttttttttgtagtggATGTTCTGGGTTGGGCCTTTCATCGGAGCCGCCATTGCAGCGCTCTACCACCAGTTCGTTTTGCGGGCCGGCGCGGGTAGGAGCCACCCGTCCGTTTGATCCTATTTCAAAAGTCGAAAGACAGCATTTTCACATTTCAATTGGAGCCGTtcaaaaatgatttatttttatttttatttttacttttttatttatcttattcATGTCATTGTATTTTATCCGGCTTgttaatgatatatttttttaatttgtttgcataattactaataataatttaaatataaattataatttattgcatgactaattaaaatttggaacaAGCAGtaaataatagatttttttttgaaggttAGTTTATACTTTATAACTATTATTAATAATGTAAGACCACCtttaaattatctttaatttaaaatcttgactataggttaaattacaaattaaccCGTGTCGTTcgaataatattaaaatttagtttaaaaaaaattaaagatattaataaaaatttaaaatattaacaaaatattttttatataaagtataaagtttagaaatattagtttttatttatttattattattattattattttttacggTGTTTTTTTCTGCTTTCCCTCCCCACCTTCCTTCTCTGTCAAAGCCTCGTCGGTTCAGCGACTTTTCTTATTTCCTCCCTCCCAGCGCCTGCGATTCTCCACATCGTTATTCATCTAATTCGAGCAAAGATGCATCTGTGGCCATCGACGAGGATCAGAGACTCTTTCAAGAGTGCTTATATCCAAAATCTGGAATGGAACTTCCACAGAATGAAAATCcagaagcagcagcagcagcagcaatcTTCGAGCAAACAGAACTTGTTGGATAAACAACAATCTTCTGATGCCGATGGCGAAACTTCAGGCAAATCCAGTTCAGTTTCTTTTGGTCATCGAGTTCTTGAATTCTGCTCTGAAGTTCTCCTGCTTCTCTCCTGTTGTTATTGCTGCTATTGCTGTGGAGGTGattaattcttcttttcccctttttgAACTGTCTAGCTTTCTAATGAGGTTTTTCTGGAATTGAAGTTCGTAAATGTTGTACGATCATTTTCTGAAAGTCGTTCTTGCATAATTTTTCGGATTAGGTTTAATTTTAACTGCAGAAAGGACTATAATAGCTTCTTGAGGGTTGTGGTTGCGTTTGGTTGTTGTTATGATTAtattggaaaaaataaatttgatataattgtAGGATTATGTTTTTGAGTTCAACAGTGATCTAATTTTAGAgttcactttttcttttggctcTGTGCTGATTTTAGAATCAGAAAAGTATTACGAATACCGTGACCTTTTAGCTTAACTTTTAGGGTTAAACGATGACCATATTTTCTCTCCCAGGCTTTCTTTAAGCTTGGACTAGGCTTGAAAGTGATACAgttcttaaaatttcttaaaatctttttaagaGGAGTTTTGCAGTTTTGTGGCTGATAGGAGAGGTTCTTTGAATAGTTTTCTTGATTGAAATGGTAGTTCTAGGGACATGGAAGCTTTGAGTGCTTCAATGGATTTGTTTTAGATGGAGCTGATACTGAAAATTTGCGTCGAaacaatttcctttttctccacGAAAACTCAGTTTCTtaccaaaagaaacaaacagcAAGCCTGCTTATACTTTCctgtcaaaagaaaaaacctgCTGAAAGTATTTTTGCGTTGCAATTGTTATCTAGTTCTAAAAAGCAGAAAAGATGAAGAGTTTGGGATTTTGTTCATTTGGTGAACTTCAATCGAATTAATGTTCGATATTGTGAACAGTTTTTTAGTTAGTAATGTCGCCGTTGATTCGATTAATTGCAAAAGATGAGGGTGAACAGATTGCAGCTAGATATTTTGAATGATCATTGCCAAACTTATCTTGGGATCTAACAACTTAAAGCCAATACACCATAGGttcaaactaaattattatcagTTAGTTTGAAGTTTAAACACAGTTTTCTACTCTGACACTGTATTCAATATTGTTAGACCCAAAAACTGTAGTTAATTGTCTTTTCATACGGTCACTGCATGATATTTAAAGATGCTTTTCTCTGTTATAGTTGAGAATGTTTCTTCCCCATGTTCATCTGAGATAAGACtccccacacacacacaattTTTGTAGTAATTCCAAATTTGTTAGGCTTGGCAAGTTGGCTACTGTCTGCCCTGTTACATTTATCTTCTATGACGAGGATGTgatggttaaattataagtttagtttttaaacttaaaaatgatttaatagATTCTTCAACggtcaattttgtgtttaatatgTCATTTACCTGCAAGAAATACATCAAGAACTCGATAGACACAAAAAGTAAGGTTCAAgctgttgaggattattgggagtgagtcccatattggttaatttagtggaagatcatgggtttataagtgaggaatactatttccattggtatgaggccttttggggaagttcaaagcaaagccaaaagtggacaatactataccattgtggagagtcgtgttcatctaacatggtatcagagctaacaactgATATCGATCGATCCTAACACAAGTAAATTGTTTTAACCAAATTTGATTCATGAAGAATAGAAAATTCATAGTAAAAGTGTGTGTAAATAGAGACTGAATTACAAACATCTGATACAAGCACCATGTTCTTGCAGCTTGCCTCtccgaagaagaagaaaattgatgcTGACGTTGAGGATAGATGCTTGGGATTGTCAAAGGCAACTAATTGATGCAGATGATATTTACAGTATCTGTACTGGAGCCTCGTCATGAACAGGTAATATCGATGATCATTGGCATGTATTGATCTCTTATGTACAGTCAACTTGGATTTGGATGCTGGATAGTTTGATATGtggatttgtttattttaggCTACAAATTTGTAAGTACCAACActatttattaactttttcAGACCATACACAGACTTAGATTTTTATTACCTATTCACTTTTACCATCGAAAACACACTTTAGTAATTTATAGTCTTAGATTTCAAGAACACATAGAGTGAGCCGACCCTACCTCCGTTTTTAGTGGAGTTGTATGAGGTTGAAGCTCCATGTACGGTTTTGAAGTCGAGCCTTTCCAACAATGGGGTTTAGGGATTGATATGATGATTGGTTTAGGCAGGGCATACAACCTACTACGGACACATGTCAGGATTAGTGGGTGAAACTGCGATCCACAAACTTAGGCATGAGATGAGACTCGCCCTTTACTTgagaatgaaaaggaaaaacatagCATGTCACAAAAGTGAGGTGAGGTTTGGAACCCTTTTGTAGAAGGAACGCCTCGCTAGACAGGCTTCTAGAGAGATGAGGCCTTTTGGCATAGCCAAGTCAATTTGCTCGCTAGCGCCATGCTTGGTAGAGCTATTGTGCGGAGGCGAAGAAGATACATTTTTTGTATTGGTAGTCCTGCACAAGGTTAGAGGAAATAatatctttcttctttcttcctttatttccCATGACGACTAAGAATAAGTAAATCACAGACTTTACTTCGAATTTTAGACCTCAATATCAAGTCACAAAACCTTGATGAGAATGTCCAATGTGTTGAGAGTGAGCTTCACAGTGGccaatttagggaatgatcatgagtttataagtaaggaatacatctctattggtacgaggcttttggggaagcccaaagtaaagccatgagagcttacgctgaaagtggacaatatcatattattatagAGAGTCATGATTCTTAACACACTGGAGGTAAAGAGCCTCGTGACATTTAGTACTATTTGTTATATcttagattattattattaaaacaatgTCGGATAGAAAAACATGAACTAAAATAagcaatcaaatcaaatatcGATAGTATGATTGCGAGTGAAGTATTAATGTATCCTAAACCACCTCATTAATAGAATTTTAATGGGGATACCATTATTTACCAAACTCTTAGGGTCATTTAGAGTACGAAGGGAAGGGAGAGGTAGATGTAATAGTAAGCATAAGTAATTAgtaacaattatttaaaaataataataataataataaaattaaaaaaaaaaaatatatatatatatatttaaaatgtttcattaCTCTCTTTAactgatatttaaatttaaaggtgatatttaagatttttaaaaagagtaaatactattaaaatttaaaaaatttaaaagtgttttttaaaaataaaatataaaatgtaaaaatattttttttaatggacaaaataataataataataataaaaaaggaggAAGCCCCAACCACCTTCCATATCCTCCATAACTACCAAAATCACATCTCTTTCACTCCCCAttcttcttcaccttctcTCCTCAcgcagaaaccctaatctttaCTCTGTTCAAAACCTCCGACACCCAAATGCTTCACCCTGTGGAAGACGCCGACGAGCGGAGCCCCTTCGGCTCTCTCTCTGCCGACGACTTCTACGCTCGTCATTCCGTCACTCATGGCTCTGAGTTCATCACCAATTCCAGAGGCCTTAAGCTATTCACTCAGTGGTGGATGCCTCTCCCTCTGATTAAGCCTATTGGAATTATCGCCATCGTCCATGGCTTCACCGGCGAATCTAGCTGGTTCATTCAACTCACTGCCGTACACTTCACTAAGGCTGGATTTATCACCTGTGCCATCGATCATCAAGGTCATGGATTCTCCGAAGGCCTTCAGTACCACATACCGGATATTAACCCTGTCGTCGACGACTGTATTTCGTTTTTTGACTCGTTTCGTGACCGTCACGCGCCGTCGTTGCCTTCCTTTCTCTACGCCGAGTCGCTCGGCGGTGCGATTGCGCTTCTCATCACGCTTCGTCGGACAGACGGCTCGCGTCCGTGGAACGGCGTGGTTCTCAACGGCGCGATGTGCGGAATCAGCGCCAAGTTCAAACCGCCATGGCCATTGGAGCATTTTCTATCACTAGCCGCCGCTCTGATTCCGACTTGGCGAGTGATTCCCACGCGCGGATCTATACCAGAGGTATCCTTTAAAGTCGACTGGAAGCGGAAGCTTGCGGTGGCGAGTCCTCGGCGCGTGGTTGCTCGTCCACGCGCGGCGACGGCGCAGGAACTCATGAGAGTTTGTAGAGAGTTGCAGGAGAGGTTCGACGAGGTGGAGGTTCCGCTTCTGATAGCACACGGCGGCGACGATGTGATCTGCGATCCGGCGTGCGTGGAGGAGCTTTACCGACGGGCCGCCAGTAAAGACAAGACGCTGAAAATATATCCAGGTATGTGGCACCAGTTGATTGGAGAGACTAAAGAGGATGTGGAGCTTGTTTTTGGGGATATGGTTAAGTGGCTCCAAAGTAGAGCCGGCGGAGGTGGTTCTACGACGGCGGCCGGAGAAGAGTGACCTGCCGCCGAGGCTGAATCTCTTCTctgatttaaataaatgttaggTATGGAAAAGTAAGATTCTCGtgaaattagttaaaataaaattataatttctaatCATCGTCGCCGTCGTCGTCCACCTCCTCCCTGTTCCCCAAATCTTCCGTTTTCCTGATACGAAGCAGCAACTCTGTTATTGCTTTTATCTATCATcctctgtttctgtttctgtaaCAAAGGAATTTCAGGGGTTCAATTAATCAGCCAATTTGTTGACACATTTCGAGGTATGATTTCGAAATTGGACCAATATTGTTAGGCCAATGCTCATTTCTCTGATAATGGCGTGATCTTTGATGAGCAATTTGCTTTGCTTTCATTTGGGCTTATAAAGGGAGGCTCAtgtcctaaattagccaactaGTCTAAAAAAGCATACCATAACTCTAACCCCTCTACAATGGTACAATGTTGTCTACTTTCCGTCTctcataattttgatttttggacTTCTCAAAAAAGTCTCGTGAAAGATGAATTCCTTCACTTATCATCCATGATCCTCCCTAAGTTGAGGTATGAGAATTTTTTGAATTGTTGTTTGGGTGTGATGATTAGAAGGTTTGGATACTGAAGCCAGGGCTCTTTAGGctaaaagtattaaaaatcaTCACTCtctatgatattgtccactttgagcataaactttcatgtctctgctttgggctttcccaaaatgtctcgatagtattcttcacttataaatctatgatgttgtactaaattaaccaatttGGAACTCACTCCCAAGAATTCTGAATAGAAAGTTGAAGCGGATGCCATTAATAGCATGTGGGGATGAAGAATTAACCAAtttgggactcactcccaataatggTCAATAGAAAGTTGAAGCGGATGCCATTAATGGCGTGTGGGGATGAAGATCAATCGGCATTTTGAGTATCGATAGCGGTTGGATCGAGATGATTCTCTGTAAATTTGAAGGTTAGGAATTGGAAATGAAAGCAGACCAAAGTAGTAGTGGATTGGAATTATAGGCATGGTTCCATGGGGTTGTGAGTGTTAAAATATTGGTGTTAAATGGGAGTGAAGAGATGAGTAACAATTGTATTAAAAACGCCGCCGTTTCGAGCATTTGTTGTGTCCACCTTAGAtgaatttaccatttttatcCTGGGTAAAAATTAGTAGGAGTGGGACCCACTAGGTTACGTGGCATATGGTTGTAATTAATTGGTTTAACTTCCTTCCTTCGCCGTCTCCTCTCCATAATAATAATCCCCATGTCTTGCCTTTACGTCTCCACCAACGTTGATCTGGCCGGAGCTGACTCCGCCGCCACAACCTCCGCCGTCTCCTCCATTATCGGCCAACCCGGAGAGTGTAAACCGTATTGTGTTTCGATTCCGACGCAGATCTCTCCAACAACCATTATCCAAAAATCTCATCTTCCCACGGCTGACCAACCCTCATCTACCCCTGCCGTCGGCAGAGCCATCGACCGCCACAACCCCATCATCACCGACGGCAGAAGATCAGTCACCACATCCAGACATGTGGCGGGGTTCATCAAGGGTTTCCAGTACAGACCTTCAATTTCCAGCCACATTGGATAGAAACAACCCCCTGAGATTGCCTTAGCATTACATAAGAAACATAAGAAACCCAGAAAATTTTACCCAAATTTCCTTTTgcaatctctctctcactaATATTTCTTTCAGCTACAAATGCGaactcatttctttttcattttcttcaagcACATGTGATGTCAGCTAAGTTTGATCCATGGGCCAAACCACACAAATAAGCTCTTTCTAGTTATACATCAAAACAACagtaattgaaaatttatgctACTGAAAGAGTTTAGatcaaaacaatcaaataacACTCACTTAGGtatgctaaaaaaaaagaaaaaaacagaagaatTGTGTAAATGAATGAGTTCTGTTGTTCTATATTACAAGACATCTTtgacatatattttaaaataaaaattaaagagaaaaaaaaactatgggATTTTGGAAGGCTATGATGTTGTGAGGTAGAAGGTAGAAGTTCTAAGAAAATTCCATAACAGCTGTAGAGGGAGCATGTGTTTTCAATATCATTTCTTCATATTCTTCAATAGGATCTGAGAGAGCAATAATAGCTCCTCCAGCTCCAATGGAAGCTTCGTCTTGATGCAAAACAACTGTTCTTATCACTATATTCAGATCAAATGTTTGGTTGTAGGAGATATAACCCATGCAACCCGAATAAATACCTCGAGGACAATTCTCGATGGAGTCGAGGAGCTCCATAGACCTCAACTTCGGTGCTCCAGTCATTGAACCACCAGGAAATGCTGCCTTTATACACTCAATGGCACTTACATTTGCCTTTTTCTTGCCTCGAATCGTGCTCACCATAGTATGGACAGTTGCATATGATTCTACGTCCATGAGAAGTGGAACATGAACCGAACCCGGTTCACACACACGACCGAGGTCGTTCCTTAGAAGATCAACGATCATTAAGTTCTCAGCTTGGTTCTTTTCACTATGTTCAAGAAAAAGCAAGtgttaatttacaaaaaagcGAAGATCATTATATTACTTTGGCTTATGAGGTATCTCATAAGACTTGAGTTTTTTTTACCAGATTTCTCAAGACTGAATTACAGTCAAATGAAAGGAGTATAAGGCAATTGAAAGGTACCCGTAGTTTCTAAAAGTGAGAGAAAATGATGTTAATGTACAAGGAATGAAAGCTACTAAGTATTTGTTACTAGCATAGAACATATTTCGAGAAAAATAAACTAAGAtcgattaaaattttatctcaTCATATTTAAATGCATCCAACCACAGGAGATGAAGAATTGATTCACCAACCAACAATCATCCCATATAAACTTCATATAAACTTCAAGAAAGATGTTAACAAAAtattgttcaaattatcacaagatattgcaattcatgccacattaaaaaagaatcaaatttaatttattctggatggttacaaatttgGGTGGATGATAATCTAGAGTTATTGTGTTTCTTTTACTTTAAGATTACATAATTATagtaataaaatatgaatgttacGACTCTTGAAAGCCTATGGAAGGTCAAGGGTTTCATTTTGAGTCTATataagccatgtatgttgtctTTGTAAagagacttgaaaaatgtagtaaagaaagcatttgtgctttcctttAACCAAGGGCGAAGTTTCtttacaattctatgtagtttaggttgcatgtttagaatcattcaagcttgacaggatcgatcttacttgtggagtgattcaagtctcaaacaagtgttcttatcttgagatattcaattAACAAAATAGTTAGAATCTTACTTTACCTCAGGTGATTCCCGATCAGAAAGCTCCTAATGTATTTAACTTACTAGCATGGTTTTTCAGCACTAAATTTGAAGAACGTACCTATACTGTAACTGCATTTTGAGTTGTTCATCTTCCTCTGTTGTCACTCCTCGCTTTGCAGTACCTTTGATGGGTTTCGCTTCCAAAACACCATCCCTATTCAACTGTAGGAACCGTTCTGGCGACGAACAGCAGATGCATATATCTACTTTTGAGAAATTTAGCCAAGCTGCATAAGGTGCCGGATTTTTTTCTCTGAGCCTGAGGTAAAGTCTCAGGGCATCAAATTCcccaatttgttttttaatttgggtTGTGAGGCACAACTCGTAGCTCTCGCCATCTTTGATGTATTGCTTACACTTTTCAACATCACTTATATATCCCTCTTTTGATTTCTCGGCAACAAAGTCCACCTTACACGGTGTAAATGAATCGTGGAGTAAGCATTCTTCAATTAACTTCTCTGGCACGGAAGTTTTCAGTTCCATAAGCTTAAGCTCGGTCTCATCCAACCATGATGTTGAAGTATTACATTCTTCATGTATGGATAACAAGTAAACATCATCCGAAGAGTGATCAACGACCAAAAGGTTGTCAgcgaaaaaaaaacatgcatcTGGAGTCCTGGACTTGTGTTGGTTGTACTCTGCACCACATTCTACTTTGAGTTCATATCTACAGAATATAGAGCGTTTATGTTAGCATCTACGGAAAATGTCATCTCTTA is drawn from Cucurbita pepo subsp. pepo cultivar mu-cu-16 chromosome LG09, ASM280686v2, whole genome shotgun sequence and contains these coding sequences:
- the LOC111801453 gene encoding aquaporin PIP2-2-like gives rise to the protein MAKDDVSARGFSGKDYQDPPPAPLFDAAEVGKWSFFRALIAEFVATLLFLYITILIIIGYSSQSDPHKLGGNACGGVGILGIAWGFGGMIFILVYCTAGISGGHINPAVTFGLFLARKVSLVRAVAYMIAQCLGAICGTGLVKALQRDYFNRYGGGANQLAHGYSKGAGLGAEIIGTFILVYTVFSATDAKRNARDSHVPVLAPLSIGFAVFMVHLATIPITGTSINPARSFGPAVILNREKPWDDHWMFWVGPFIGAAIAALYHQFVLRAGAGRSHPSV
- the LOC111801454 gene encoding uncharacterized protein LOC111801454 is translated as MHLWPSTRIRDSFKSAYIQNLEWNFHRMKIQKQQQQQQSSSKQNLLDKQQSSDADGETSGKSSSVSFGHRVLEFCSEVLLLLSCCYCCYCCGACLSEEEEN
- the LOC111801451 gene encoding caffeoylshikimate esterase-like produces the protein MLHPVEDADERSPFGSLSADDFYARHSVTHGSEFITNSRGLKLFTQWWMPLPLIKPIGIIAIVHGFTGESSWFIQLTAVHFTKAGFITCAIDHQGHGFSEGLQYHIPDINPVVDDCISFFDSFRDRHAPSLPSFLYAESLGGAIALLITLRRTDGSRPWNGVVLNGAMCGISAKFKPPWPLEHFLSLAAALIPTWRVIPTRGSIPEVSFKVDWKRKLAVASPRRVVARPRAATAQELMRVCRELQERFDEVEVPLLIAHGGDDVICDPACVEELYRRAASKDKTLKIYPGMWHQLIGETKEDVELVFGDMVKWLQSRAGGGGSTTAAGEE